One region of Bdellovibrio bacteriovorus genomic DNA includes:
- a CDS encoding AGE family epimerase/isomerase yields the protein MTSYTSLIEKSKQWLASDVYPLWSTTGVDKANGGFIENISFDGTPMDIPRRSMVQARQMYSFLTGANLGVCKKEVAHPLVEMGGRYLMQNYSVPSGAFIHSIHLDGTPKSSNPDLYTEAFALFALAQAYIVKPSPEIKERAKALVKYLNRERAVQGGGFTEMDEKGTLSYKSNPHMHMFESAIAWMQIDKDPEWKELGHNIITLCLNKFIDKERGVLGEYFDKDWNHLRENGLFVYEPGHQYEWAWLMSLYEDLTGQDLKSIRHNLFLLAEKYGTSRTRKVVFDEMWSNYTPKTQSSRFWPQCERIKAACRLGTEASADQKEIYARGADEAMETLFKFFQTPLRGTWYDMLSDKDEFNGTFAKASSLYHIVNAMEEYINLRPRL from the coding sequence ATGACATCATATACTTCTTTGATTGAAAAATCGAAACAATGGCTAGCGAGCGACGTGTACCCTTTATGGTCTACAACTGGAGTGGATAAAGCAAACGGCGGCTTTATTGAAAACATCTCTTTTGACGGCACCCCGATGGATATTCCCCGTCGCTCCATGGTTCAAGCCCGTCAAATGTATTCTTTTTTAACGGGCGCGAATCTGGGCGTCTGCAAAAAAGAAGTGGCTCATCCTCTTGTGGAAATGGGCGGTCGCTACCTCATGCAAAATTATTCTGTTCCGTCAGGTGCATTTATTCACTCTATTCATCTTGATGGAACTCCGAAAAGCTCTAATCCAGATCTTTATACCGAAGCCTTCGCTCTTTTTGCGCTGGCTCAAGCCTATATCGTAAAACCTAGTCCCGAGATCAAAGAAAGAGCCAAAGCTTTGGTGAAATACCTAAATCGCGAGCGTGCCGTTCAAGGCGGCGGTTTCACAGAGATGGATGAAAAGGGGACTCTTTCTTATAAATCGAACCCTCACATGCACATGTTTGAATCGGCGATTGCCTGGATGCAGATTGATAAAGATCCAGAGTGGAAAGAGCTGGGCCACAACATCATTACTCTGTGCTTGAATAAGTTCATTGATAAAGAAAGAGGTGTCTTAGGCGAATACTTCGACAAAGACTGGAATCACCTGCGTGAAAATGGTCTTTTCGTTTATGAGCCTGGTCATCAGTACGAGTGGGCATGGTTGATGTCTTTGTATGAAGATCTTACGGGGCAGGATTTAAAATCCATCCGTCACAACTTATTCTTACTTGCTGAAAAATACGGAACATCTCGCACACGAAAAGTAGTGTTCGATGAGATGTGGAGTAACTACACTCCGAAAACTCAGTCTTCTCGTTTCTGGCCTCAATGCGAAAGAATCAAAGCCGCTTGCCGATTGGGAACGGAGGCCAGCGCGGATCAAAAAGAAATTTATGCTCGTGGTGCTGATGAGGCAATGGAAACTCTCTTCAAGTTTTTCCAAACACCTCTTCGTGGAACTTGGTATGATATGCTCTCGGATAAAGATGAATTCAATGGCACGTTTGCCAAAGCAAGCTCCCTTTATCATATCGTAAATGCGATGGAGGAGTATATCAACCTCCGCCCTCGCCTTTGA
- a CDS encoding APC family permease: MKKSLSLFHLTFYGTGMILGAGIYSVIGKAGGVAENGLWVSFLLAAFCASLTALSYAELATTFPKTGGEYIYVKNIFPQWPYLAMLCGSMMIFAGISTATTVAIAFSGYIQQFAEVPQFVTAFCLLGVFTLVNIIGIKESSWVNVVFTLIEILGLLIFVWVGTQSPKFGEALSEVRFDGAVISGAALVIFAYFGFENIVNLVEESKTPEKDLPKGIIISLGVSTVLYLLVSLTALALGSPEELGRSNAPLSDLTRDAAAWVPRTLGAIALFSTANTVLISMISTSRIIFSMARERDLPSVFSKLLSKRATPWMGALAVFGLAMALLPAGGIEVVASASSFATMIAFTVINIALIYLRFKEPHRTRPFKVPISIGRWPLIPTLAACVSSGLLFFFSREVYVLGAGVFVFVSVLYIVLKSRKSD, encoded by the coding sequence ATGAAGAAATCCTTGAGTCTTTTTCACCTCACCTTTTATGGCACCGGCATGATCCTAGGAGCCGGTATCTATTCCGTCATTGGAAAAGCGGGTGGTGTGGCGGAAAACGGTTTATGGGTCAGTTTTCTGCTAGCAGCTTTCTGTGCCTCGTTAACGGCACTGTCTTACGCGGAACTCGCTACTACATTTCCAAAAACTGGGGGCGAATATATTTATGTAAAAAATATTTTCCCGCAGTGGCCGTACTTAGCGATGTTGTGCGGATCTATGATGATATTTGCGGGCATCAGCACAGCGACGACGGTGGCTATCGCCTTTTCGGGGTATATTCAACAGTTTGCCGAAGTACCGCAATTTGTGACGGCCTTTTGTCTTCTAGGTGTCTTCACTCTGGTGAATATTATTGGTATCAAAGAATCCAGTTGGGTGAATGTTGTTTTCACGCTCATTGAAATCTTAGGTCTTTTGATATTTGTTTGGGTTGGAACTCAATCGCCCAAATTCGGTGAAGCTCTTTCGGAAGTACGCTTTGACGGTGCAGTGATTTCAGGCGCGGCACTCGTCATCTTTGCTTATTTCGGCTTCGAAAACATTGTAAATCTAGTCGAAGAATCCAAAACCCCAGAAAAAGATCTGCCCAAAGGCATTATTATTAGTCTTGGTGTTTCAACGGTACTTTACTTGCTCGTTAGTTTAACGGCTCTTGCATTGGGAAGTCCTGAAGAGCTTGGACGTAGCAATGCTCCTTTGAGTGATCTTACTAGAGATGCAGCGGCCTGGGTGCCAAGAACTTTAGGCGCAATAGCGCTTTTTTCGACAGCCAATACAGTTTTGATTTCTATGATTTCTACCAGCCGAATCATTTTTAGTATGGCCCGAGAACGAGACCTGCCAAGCGTTTTCTCCAAACTTTTAAGTAAGCGCGCCACACCGTGGATGGGGGCGCTAGCGGTGTTCGGGTTAGCTATGGCCCTTTTACCTGCGGGTGGAATTGAAGTGGTCGCCAGTGCTTCTTCTTTTGCTACAATGATCGCGTTCACGGTCATTAATATCGCGTTGATTTACCTTCGATTCAAAGAGCCTCATAGAACTCGTCCATTCAAAGTGCCTATTTCCATCGGGAGATGGCCTTTGATACCGACACTCGCGGCATGTGTCTCTAGCGGTTTGTTGTTCTTTTTCAGTCGTGAAGTCTATGTGTTGGGAGCCGGAGTCTTTGTTTTTGTCTCAGTTCTTTATATCGTCCTAAAATCTCGTAAATCTGACTGA
- a CDS encoding cytochrome P450 — MTYIPKAPKWDSTFEFLKNPYYFIQETCETLNTDIFQTRIGLRKTFCLTGVDAAKFFYNEENFIRKGAIPEPLQATLVGQGGVQGLDGKKHLYRKKMFLSFMTAPSIQNLLQISERHWMKALRNWQGQKTVLLFEQSQLILTMSACEWTGVPLKQSELAEKTELLRSMFDDAGSVSARHFRARARRKQAESWMSALIAEVREGKLKVPKDSALYVVANFKEEDGNLLPLKIAAVELLNLLRPTVAVSVFILFVAHALHYFPGNRTKISEDSSYADFFVQEVRRFYPFFPAIAAIAAKNLRWNNVTIPQGARVLLDLNGINHDPILWHNPESFYPDRFKKWDGSLYNFVPQGGGFQETNHRCPGEWITRELMKQAATIFSKEILYRVPEQDLTLRLSRMPPIPSSHFVISDVQYKPKTQSDLRDFRTI; from the coding sequence ATGACCTATATTCCCAAGGCCCCCAAGTGGGACAGCACTTTCGAGTTTCTAAAAAATCCGTACTACTTTATTCAAGAGACTTGTGAAACCTTGAACACGGATATCTTTCAAACTCGTATCGGACTTAGAAAGACTTTCTGTCTTACGGGAGTCGATGCCGCGAAGTTCTTTTACAACGAAGAAAACTTCATCCGAAAGGGAGCTATTCCAGAGCCGCTGCAAGCGACCCTTGTAGGTCAAGGTGGTGTGCAAGGTTTGGACGGCAAGAAGCATCTTTATCGCAAAAAAATGTTTTTGTCCTTTATGACAGCGCCAAGCATTCAAAATTTACTTCAAATCAGTGAACGTCATTGGATGAAGGCCCTGCGTAATTGGCAAGGCCAGAAGACAGTCCTGTTGTTCGAACAATCTCAATTGATTCTCACCATGTCCGCTTGCGAATGGACGGGAGTGCCCCTAAAACAATCTGAGCTCGCAGAAAAAACCGAACTCCTGCGCTCTATGTTCGATGATGCCGGCAGCGTGAGCGCTCGCCACTTTCGTGCACGGGCTCGAAGAAAGCAGGCAGAAAGCTGGATGAGTGCACTTATTGCCGAGGTTCGCGAAGGAAAACTCAAGGTACCAAAAGATTCTGCATTGTATGTCGTCGCAAACTTCAAAGAAGAAGATGGAAATTTATTGCCATTAAAAATCGCCGCCGTGGAGCTTCTGAATTTGCTTCGGCCCACCGTCGCCGTTTCAGTATTTATCTTGTTTGTAGCTCACGCGCTTCACTATTTTCCCGGAAATCGCACCAAAATATCTGAAGATTCTTCTTACGCTGATTTTTTTGTTCAAGAGGTTCGCAGGTTCTACCCGTTCTTTCCTGCTATCGCCGCCATCGCCGCCAAAAATTTGCGCTGGAACAACGTGACGATCCCACAAGGCGCCCGAGTCCTGTTGGACCTTAACGGAATTAACCATGATCCCATCCTGTGGCACAATCCAGAAAGCTTTTATCCCGATAGATTCAAGAAGTGGGATGGCAGTCTTTACAATTTCGTTCCACAAGGAGGCGGCTTTCAAGAAACCAATCACCGCTGCCCCGGCGAATGGATCACTCGGGAATTGATGAAACAAGCTGCCACTATTTTTTCAAAAGAAATTCTTTATCGGGTTCCCGAGCAAGACTTAACCTTGCGACTTTCGCGCATGCCGCCCATACCGAGCAGTCACTTTGTCATTTCAGATGTTCAATACAAACCCAAGACTCAGTCAGATTTACGAGATTTTAGGACGATATAA
- a CDS encoding amino acid ABC transporter ATP-binding protein, which produces MIQVTHLQKYFGERHVLKNVHCEIKDNEVVCIIGPSGSGKSTFLRCLNALENAQAGKILVDEFDVTDPATDLNKLRAHAGMVFQRFNLFPHMTVLENICLAPMQVKKISLTEAQKNARELLKRVGLSEKENSYPQQLSGGQQQRVAIARALAMEPQVLLFDEPTSALDPEMVGEVLDVIKSLAHSGRTLIIVTHEMGFAKQVADRVLFMDDGQIVEEAPPQKLFENPQNERTKVFLSKILK; this is translated from the coding sequence ATGATTCAAGTGACACATCTTCAAAAGTATTTCGGTGAACGCCACGTTTTAAAGAACGTCCATTGCGAAATTAAAGACAATGAAGTCGTGTGCATCATCGGGCCTTCCGGCTCTGGTAAAAGCACATTTCTTCGTTGTTTAAACGCTTTAGAGAATGCGCAAGCTGGTAAAATTCTTGTCGATGAGTTTGATGTCACGGATCCCGCGACGGACTTAAATAAACTTCGTGCGCATGCGGGAATGGTTTTTCAACGTTTTAATTTATTTCCGCATATGACAGTTCTGGAAAACATCTGTCTTGCGCCGATGCAGGTAAAAAAGATCTCTTTGACAGAAGCGCAGAAGAACGCGCGCGAACTGCTAAAACGAGTCGGCCTCAGTGAAAAGGAAAATTCCTATCCTCAACAACTTTCTGGCGGACAACAGCAACGCGTGGCCATTGCACGCGCCCTGGCGATGGAGCCACAAGTATTGCTCTTTGACGAACCCACGTCAGCATTAGACCCCGAGATGGTAGGAGAAGTGCTAGATGTCATTAAGTCTTTGGCGCACAGCGGGCGCACTCTGATTATCGTTACTCATGAGATGGGTTTCGCGAAGCAAGTCGCGGATCGAGTTCTATTTATGGATGATGGACAGATCGTCGAAGAAGCTCCTCCCCAAAAGCTTTTCGAAAACCCTCAAAATGAACGCACTAAAGTTTTTCTTAGCAAAATATTGAAGTGA